A window of Mixophyes fleayi isolate aMixFle1 chromosome 10, aMixFle1.hap1, whole genome shotgun sequence contains these coding sequences:
- the DEF8 gene encoding differentially expressed in FDCP 8 homolog isoform X1 — MEYNDKLARFRQGHLNPFNKPREEETPHEDGEQVPSKESPPGSPPREPEFRCPDRMMDLGVSEDHFSRPVGLFLASDIQQLRQAIEECKQVILELPEQSDKQKDAVVRLIHLRLKLQELKDPHEDEPNMRIMLEHRFYKEKSKSVKQVCDKCSTFIWGLIQTWYTCTGCYYRCHSKCLNLITKSCVRSKVSHQSEYELTICPESGLDTQDYRCAECRAPISLRAVPSEARQCDYTGQYYCSSCHWNDLAVIPARAIHNWDFEPRKVSRCSMRYLTLMLGRPVLKLREINPLLFNYVEELVEIRKLRQDILLMKPYFITCKEAMEARLLLQLQERQHFVENDDMYSLQDLLDVGSGRLGCSLTDIHTMFAKHIKLDCERCQAKGFVCELCKEGDILFPFDSHTSVCQDCAAVFHRDCYYDNSTSCPRCMRMNLRKQGQEPGQES; from the exons ATGGAATACAATGACAAGCTGGCTAGGTTCCGTCAGGGTCATCTCAACCCTTTCAATaaaccaagggaggaggagacccCCCATGAGGACGGAGAGCAGGTGCCCTCCAAGG AATCTCCACCAGGATCTCCTCCGCGTGAACCAGAATTCCGCTGCCCTGATCGAATGATGGATCTGGGGGTGTCGGAGGACCACTTCTCTCGGCCAGTG GGTCTCTTCCTAGCATCTGACATCCAGCAATTGAGGCAGGCGATCGAGGAGTGTAAACAGGTGATCCTTGAGTTGCCCGAACAATCGGACAAGCAGAAGGACGCAGTGGTCCGACTCATCCATCTCCGACTCAAGCTGCAGGAGCTGAAA GACCCACACGAGGACGAGCCTAATATGAGAATTATGTTAGAACATCGATTCTACAAGGAGAAGAGTAAAAGCGTGAAACAAGTGTGCGATAAGTGCAGTACATttatttggggcctgattcagacCTGGTACACATGCACAG GGTGTTACTATCGTTGTCATAGTAAATGTCTGAACCTCATTACCAAATCCTGTGTGAGGTCAAAGGTCAGTCACCAATCAGAGTATGAACTAACCATTTGTCCCGAATCTGGGCTGGATACCCAGGACTACCGCTGTGCTGAGTGCCGTGCACCCATCTCATTGC GGGCTGTTCCCAGTGAGGCCCGTCAGTGCGATTACACAGGTCAGTACTACTGCAGCAGTTGCCATTGGAACGACCTCGCTGTTATTCCGGCCCGCGCCATCCACAATTGGGATTTTGAACCACGCAAG GTTTCCCGGTGCAGTATGCGGTACCTCACCCTGATGCTGGGCCGTCCGGTGCTGAAGCTGCGAGAGATTAACCCTTTGCTTTTTAACTATGTGGAAGAGCTGGTGGAGATCCGG AAATTACGTCAGGACATCCTGCTCATGAAACCGTACTTCATCACCTGCAAAGAAGCTATGGAGGCCCGACTGCTTCTACAG CTCCAGGAACGTCAGCATTTCGTGGAGAATGATGACATGTACTCCCTTCAGGACCTCCTGGATGTTGGCAGCGGGCGCTTGGGCTGCTCCCTCACAGACATACACACCATGTTTGCCAAGCACATCAAGCTGGACTGTGAG CGCTGTCAAGCTAAGGGCTTTGTGTGTGAGCTGTGCAAAGAGGGAGACATTCTGTTCCCGTTCGATAGTCACACATCCGTGTGCCAGGACTGTGCGGCCGTGTTCCACAG GGACTGCTATTATGATAACTCAACCAGCTGCCCCCGCTGCATGAGGATGAACCTCCGAAAACAAGGACAGGAGCCTGGACAAGAGTCGTAG
- the DEF8 gene encoding differentially expressed in FDCP 8 homolog isoform X2, which produces MMDLGVSEDHFSRPVGLFLASDIQQLRQAIEECKQVILELPEQSDKQKDAVVRLIHLRLKLQELKDPHEDEPNMRIMLEHRFYKEKSKSVKQVCDKCSTFIWGLIQTWYTCTGCYYRCHSKCLNLITKSCVRSKVSHQSEYELTICPESGLDTQDYRCAECRAPISLRAVPSEARQCDYTGQYYCSSCHWNDLAVIPARAIHNWDFEPRKVSRCSMRYLTLMLGRPVLKLREINPLLFNYVEELVEIRKLRQDILLMKPYFITCKEAMEARLLLQLQERQHFVENDDMYSLQDLLDVGSGRLGCSLTDIHTMFAKHIKLDCERCQAKGFVCELCKEGDILFPFDSHTSVCQDCAAVFHRDCYYDNSTSCPRCMRMNLRKQGQEPGQES; this is translated from the exons ATGATGGATCTGGGGGTGTCGGAGGACCACTTCTCTCGGCCAGTG GGTCTCTTCCTAGCATCTGACATCCAGCAATTGAGGCAGGCGATCGAGGAGTGTAAACAGGTGATCCTTGAGTTGCCCGAACAATCGGACAAGCAGAAGGACGCAGTGGTCCGACTCATCCATCTCCGACTCAAGCTGCAGGAGCTGAAA GACCCACACGAGGACGAGCCTAATATGAGAATTATGTTAGAACATCGATTCTACAAGGAGAAGAGTAAAAGCGTGAAACAAGTGTGCGATAAGTGCAGTACATttatttggggcctgattcagacCTGGTACACATGCACAG GGTGTTACTATCGTTGTCATAGTAAATGTCTGAACCTCATTACCAAATCCTGTGTGAGGTCAAAGGTCAGTCACCAATCAGAGTATGAACTAACCATTTGTCCCGAATCTGGGCTGGATACCCAGGACTACCGCTGTGCTGAGTGCCGTGCACCCATCTCATTGC GGGCTGTTCCCAGTGAGGCCCGTCAGTGCGATTACACAGGTCAGTACTACTGCAGCAGTTGCCATTGGAACGACCTCGCTGTTATTCCGGCCCGCGCCATCCACAATTGGGATTTTGAACCACGCAAG GTTTCCCGGTGCAGTATGCGGTACCTCACCCTGATGCTGGGCCGTCCGGTGCTGAAGCTGCGAGAGATTAACCCTTTGCTTTTTAACTATGTGGAAGAGCTGGTGGAGATCCGG AAATTACGTCAGGACATCCTGCTCATGAAACCGTACTTCATCACCTGCAAAGAAGCTATGGAGGCCCGACTGCTTCTACAG CTCCAGGAACGTCAGCATTTCGTGGAGAATGATGACATGTACTCCCTTCAGGACCTCCTGGATGTTGGCAGCGGGCGCTTGGGCTGCTCCCTCACAGACATACACACCATGTTTGCCAAGCACATCAAGCTGGACTGTGAG CGCTGTCAAGCTAAGGGCTTTGTGTGTGAGCTGTGCAAAGAGGGAGACATTCTGTTCCCGTTCGATAGTCACACATCCGTGTGCCAGGACTGTGCGGCCGTGTTCCACAG GGACTGCTATTATGATAACTCAACCAGCTGCCCCCGCTGCATGAGGATGAACCTCCGAAAACAAGGACAGGAGCCTGGACAAGAGTCGTAG